In Primulina huaijiensis isolate GDHJ02 chromosome 4, ASM1229523v2, whole genome shotgun sequence, a genomic segment contains:
- the LOC140975479 gene encoding uncharacterized protein isoform X1 has protein sequence MLLRMKLGSSYSCVSTSISPPLQRMDTLKLSSRLRLFDDWNLFAEPLRNIKEVNSCQLTQRKLKGKDSLLKRRCILYATPEDESYRDLEPDNFEQESPNPPAEDDISEDTSYHHLERTGGKPGFISFYGQTKISKDENTVSIPETNQNDILWFVGPTVLVASFVFPSLYLRRILTTIFEDSLLTDFLILFFTEALFYCGVAGFLFLVDRLRRPLEPVFASTNHNLAPHLGNRIASVAVLVLSLTIPMVTMGFVWPWTGPAASATLAPYLVGIIVQFTFEQFAKYVNSPSSPAIPIIFQVYRLHQLNRAAQLVTALSFTVRGAEMTSHNVAINGSLSTLLNVLQFLGIICIWSLSSFIIRYFPSPTTHEP, from the exons ATGTTACTTAGAATGAAACTTGGTTCTTCGTATTCTTGTGTTTCTACTTCTATTTCCCCACCTCTCCAAAGGATGGACACTTTGAAG TTGAGCTCGAGACTACGcctctttgatgactggaaTTTATTTGCAGAACCCTTGAGAAATATTAAAG AAGTTAATTCATGCCAGCTCACACAAAGGAAGCTAAAAGGAAAAGATAGCTTATTAAAAAGGCGATGCATTCTATACGCCACCCCTGAAGATGAATCATACCGTGATCTTGAACCAGATAATTTCGAGCAGGAAAGTCCAAATCCTCCTGCTGAAGATGATATTTCTGAAGATActtcatatcatcatcttgaAAGAACTGGGGGAAAACccggatttatttcattttatggACAAACAAAAATAAGCAAGGATGAAAATACTGTTTCTATCCCCGAGACAAATCAGAATGATATTTTGTGGTTTGTTGGTCCCACTGTCCTTGTAGCATCTTTTGTCTTTCCTTCACTTTATCTACGCAGGATCCTAACGACGATATTCGAGGACTCTTTGTTAACTG ACTTTCTGATATTGTTCTTCACGGAAGCCCTTTTCTACTGTGGAGTTGCTGGTTTTCTTTTCCTGGTAGATCGCCTAAGGAGGCCTCTGGAGCCAGTATTTGCTTCGACAAACCACAACCTTGCCCCTCATTTGGGAAACCGGATTGCTTCTGTTGCTGTTTTGGTTCTTAGTCTGACGATTCCTATGGTGACAATGGGGTTTGTTTGGCCATGGACAGGTCCTGCAGCTTCCGCTACTCTTGCTCCCTACCTTGTTGGCATTATTGTACAATTTACTTTCGAGCAATTTGCAAAATATGTCAACTCTCCTTCTTCGCCTGCCATTCCCATAATCTTTCAA GTTTATAGGTTGCACCAACTGAATCGAGCTGCACAATTGGTGACGGCCCTTTCTTTCACGGTGAGAGGGGCTGAGATGACCTCACACAATGTGGCTATAAATGGTTCCTTAAGTACACTTTTGAACGTCCTTCAGTTTCTTGGCATCATCTGTATCTGGTCGCTGTCGAGTTTCATCATCAGATATTTTCCATCACCCACCACTCATGAGCCGTAA
- the LOC140975479 gene encoding uncharacterized protein isoform X2 — MLLRMKLGSSYSCVSTSISPPLQRMDTLKLSSRLRLFDDWNLFAEPLRNIKVNSCQLTQRKLKGKDSLLKRRCILYATPEDESYRDLEPDNFEQESPNPPAEDDISEDTSYHHLERTGGKPGFISFYGQTKISKDENTVSIPETNQNDILWFVGPTVLVASFVFPSLYLRRILTTIFEDSLLTDFLILFFTEALFYCGVAGFLFLVDRLRRPLEPVFASTNHNLAPHLGNRIASVAVLVLSLTIPMVTMGFVWPWTGPAASATLAPYLVGIIVQFTFEQFAKYVNSPSSPAIPIIFQVYRLHQLNRAAQLVTALSFTVRGAEMTSHNVAINGSLSTLLNVLQFLGIICIWSLSSFIIRYFPSPTTHEP, encoded by the exons ATGTTACTTAGAATGAAACTTGGTTCTTCGTATTCTTGTGTTTCTACTTCTATTTCCCCACCTCTCCAAAGGATGGACACTTTGAAG TTGAGCTCGAGACTACGcctctttgatgactggaaTTTATTTGCAGAACCCTTGAGAAATATTAAAG TTAATTCATGCCAGCTCACACAAAGGAAGCTAAAAGGAAAAGATAGCTTATTAAAAAGGCGATGCATTCTATACGCCACCCCTGAAGATGAATCATACCGTGATCTTGAACCAGATAATTTCGAGCAGGAAAGTCCAAATCCTCCTGCTGAAGATGATATTTCTGAAGATActtcatatcatcatcttgaAAGAACTGGGGGAAAACccggatttatttcattttatggACAAACAAAAATAAGCAAGGATGAAAATACTGTTTCTATCCCCGAGACAAATCAGAATGATATTTTGTGGTTTGTTGGTCCCACTGTCCTTGTAGCATCTTTTGTCTTTCCTTCACTTTATCTACGCAGGATCCTAACGACGATATTCGAGGACTCTTTGTTAACTG ACTTTCTGATATTGTTCTTCACGGAAGCCCTTTTCTACTGTGGAGTTGCTGGTTTTCTTTTCCTGGTAGATCGCCTAAGGAGGCCTCTGGAGCCAGTATTTGCTTCGACAAACCACAACCTTGCCCCTCATTTGGGAAACCGGATTGCTTCTGTTGCTGTTTTGGTTCTTAGTCTGACGATTCCTATGGTGACAATGGGGTTTGTTTGGCCATGGACAGGTCCTGCAGCTTCCGCTACTCTTGCTCCCTACCTTGTTGGCATTATTGTACAATTTACTTTCGAGCAATTTGCAAAATATGTCAACTCTCCTTCTTCGCCTGCCATTCCCATAATCTTTCAA GTTTATAGGTTGCACCAACTGAATCGAGCTGCACAATTGGTGACGGCCCTTTCTTTCACGGTGAGAGGGGCTGAGATGACCTCACACAATGTGGCTATAAATGGTTCCTTAAGTACACTTTTGAACGTCCTTCAGTTTCTTGGCATCATCTGTATCTGGTCGCTGTCGAGTTTCATCATCAGATATTTTCCATCACCCACCACTCATGAGCCGTAA